One window from the genome of Deinococcus arcticus encodes:
- a CDS encoding arginine--tRNA ligase, protein MDLKAQLRAAVEAAAAQMGAPLEAAIQETPANKPGDYGTPAAFQMAKMLGQNPAQVAQTLAQTVQLPAGISRVEAAGPFLNFFVDTAAFVRGVVATPFAMPAQGGKVVIEHTSVNPNKELHVGHLRNVVLGDSMARLFRAAGFAVEVQNYIDDTGRQAAESLFAMDHYGRTWDGTQKYDHWLGEGYVQLNADPAKEGLEAGIREVMHKLEEGVLRPLVEQTVGAQLETCFRIGAHYDLLVWESDVVGSGFLAQAMNILEGSRYTSHPAEGKFAGAFVMDVSEFMPGLEEPNVVLRRSDGTAMYVAKDIGYQFWKFGLFEGMKFKPFMQDPAGHTIWTSAPDGQPDLDQRFGHADEVINVIDSRQKHPQMLVKSSLGVAGEQEKEARSIHLSYEFVNLNGQTISGRKGITLAVDTALEEASRRGFAELSEKNPELAGRADAQEIARRIGVGALRFAMLRNEPSRSFDFDLEKASSLSGDTAPYIQYAAVRAANILRRAQEAGYAVDGTGANWAAVPEVDLILAKQVAKLPEVVAQAVRLHSPHGVAQYALDLATSFNAWYNARDKQGKPATNVLQSPEGLREARLALVARLRAAFEDTLDLIGIEIPAAM, encoded by the coding sequence ATGGACTTGAAGGCACAACTTCGGGCAGCGGTGGAGGCGGCGGCGGCCCAGATGGGCGCCCCGCTGGAAGCTGCCATTCAGGAAACCCCGGCAAACAAGCCCGGCGATTACGGCACCCCCGCCGCCTTTCAGATGGCGAAAATGCTGGGCCAGAATCCCGCCCAGGTGGCGCAGACCCTGGCCCAGACCGTGCAGTTGCCGGCCGGGATCAGCCGCGTGGAGGCCGCCGGCCCCTTCCTGAATTTTTTCGTGGACACCGCCGCCTTCGTGCGCGGCGTGGTGGCCACCCCCTTTGCCATGCCGGCCCAGGGCGGCAAGGTGGTTATTGAGCACACCTCGGTTAACCCCAACAAGGAACTGCATGTGGGCCACCTGCGCAACGTGGTGCTGGGCGACTCCATGGCGCGCCTCTTCCGCGCGGCGGGGTTTGCAGTGGAGGTTCAGAACTACATTGACGACACCGGCCGCCAGGCCGCCGAGAGCCTGTTCGCCATGGACCACTACGGCCGCACCTGGGACGGCACGCAGAAATACGACCACTGGCTGGGCGAAGGCTACGTGCAATTGAATGCCGACCCCGCCAAGGAGGGCCTGGAGGCGGGCATCCGCGAGGTCATGCACAAGCTCGAAGAAGGCGTGCTGCGCCCGCTGGTGGAACAGACCGTGGGGGCCCAGCTGGAAACCTGTTTCCGCATCGGCGCGCACTACGACCTGCTGGTCTGGGAATCCGACGTGGTGGGCAGCGGCTTTCTGGCCCAGGCCATGAATATTCTGGAGGGCAGCCGCTATACCTCGCACCCGGCTGAGGGCAAATTTGCCGGCGCCTTCGTGATGGACGTGTCTGAGTTCATGCCCGGCCTGGAAGAACCGAATGTGGTGCTGCGCCGCAGCGACGGCACCGCCATGTACGTGGCCAAGGACATCGGCTACCAGTTCTGGAAGTTCGGCCTGTTCGAGGGCATGAAGTTCAAACCCTTCATGCAGGACCCGGCTGGCCACACCATCTGGACCAGCGCCCCCGACGGCCAGCCCGATCTGGACCAGCGCTTTGGTCACGCTGACGAGGTGATCAACGTGATTGACTCGCGCCAGAAGCACCCGCAGATGCTGGTCAAAAGCAGCCTGGGTGTGGCGGGGGAACAGGAGAAGGAAGCCCGCTCGATTCACCTGAGCTACGAGTTCGTGAACCTGAACGGCCAGACCATCAGCGGGCGCAAGGGCATTACCCTGGCCGTGGACACCGCCCTGGAAGAAGCCAGCCGGCGCGGCTTTGCCGAATTGAGCGAGAAAAACCCCGAACTGGCTGGCCGTGCCGACGCCCAGGAAATTGCCCGCCGTATCGGCGTGGGCGCCCTGCGCTTTGCCATGCTGCGCAACGAGCCCAGCCGCTCGTTTGACTTTGACCTTGAAAAGGCCAGCAGCCTCAGCGGCGACACCGCGCCGTATATCCAGTACGCCGCCGTGCGCGCCGCGAACATTCTGCGCAGGGCCCAGGAGGCCGGGTACGCCGTGGACGGCACCGGCGCCAACTGGGCCGCCGTGCCCGAGGTGGACCTGATTCTGGCCAAGCAGGTGGCGAAGCTGCCGGAAGTGGTGGCCCAGGCGGTGCGCCTGCACTCGCCGCACGGGGTGGCCCAGTACGCGCTGGATCTGGCGACCAGCTTCAACGCCTGGTACAACGCCAGGGACAAGCAGGGCAAACCCGCCACCAATGTCCTGCAAAGCCCCGAGGGCCTGCGCGAGGCCCGTCTGGCGCTGGTGGCCCGCCTGCGCGCGGCGTTCGAGGACACGCTGGACCTGATTGGCATTGAGATTCCAGCGGCGATGTAA
- a CDS encoding polysaccharide deacetylase family protein — MKRALMWGGALLLGYIGLPYLLVQRLNLGVLREGPRQPGRLALTFDDGPDPQTTPAVLDALKAAGMHATFFLLAPEAEAHPDLVRRLLAEGHEVQAHAARHIHAWVRSPWSAFWEPSAAARRIGAVTGQPVTLHRPPHGAYTLATVLGQHLAGLRGAHWSVEGGDWHKGATPEGTLQTLLPRLRPGAVVVLHDAGPGARVTVPMLPALLQAMQAQGMRSVTLRELERQT; from the coding sequence ATGAAGCGCGCCCTGATGTGGGGCGGCGCACTGCTGCTGGGCTACATCGGCCTGCCGTACCTGCTGGTACAGCGCCTGAATCTGGGGGTGCTGCGTGAGGGGCCCCGGCAGCCCGGGCGGCTGGCCCTCACCTTCGACGACGGCCCGGACCCCCAGACCACGCCCGCCGTGCTGGACGCCCTGAAGGCGGCGGGCATGCACGCCACGTTCTTTCTGCTGGCACCGGAGGCCGAGGCCCATCCGGACCTCGTGCGCCGCCTGCTGGCCGAGGGCCACGAGGTGCAGGCCCACGCCGCGCGGCACATCCACGCGTGGGTGCGCTCGCCGTGGAGCGCGTTCTGGGAGCCGAGCGCGGCGGCGCGGCGCATTGGGGCCGTCACCGGCCAGCCCGTGACCCTGCACCGCCCGCCGCACGGGGCCTATACGCTGGCCACCGTGCTGGGACAGCACTTGGCGGGCCTGCGCGGCGCCCACTGGAGCGTGGAGGGCGGCGACTGGCACAAGGGGGCGACACCAGAAGGCACCCTGCAAACCCTCCTGCCCCGCCTGCGCCCCGGCGCAGTGGTGGTGCTGCACGATGCGGGGCCAGGGGCGCGGGTCACAGTGCCGATGCTCCCAGCGCTGTTGCAGGCCATGCAGGCACAGGGGATGAGGTCGGTGACGCTGCGGGAGCTGGAAAGACAGACATAA
- a CDS encoding MGDG synthase family glycosyltransferase has protein sequence MTPAPSSLRALIVSASFGSGHHQANGALDAALRARGAALQVRHADLLKYMSPVERTVTAGTYDLWVRHMPSVYRAFYQWTDREQSPTAQVFGWLGYRAMRRDVQEVRPEAVVSSYPTPVALADNVRRRTGAEFLNALVVTDYRVHQHWARSEADLLMVPSEEAREQMERARIAPERVAVTGIPIAGLYRELIGADKAALRTKHGLDPELPLILLSAGGTGSYRAQGRVLAELANLGTRVQVLVLAGADGHGVAQLGGATLHRLGFTTSFPELLAAADLVVGKAGGLTVAEATTLGVPMVIHAPIPGQEEYNALHLERRGAAIWARTLPEVRPAVRRALDAGEHARMAQAARAASVPDAADRVAAELLRRLGRE, from the coding sequence GTGACCCCGGCCCCCTCTTCCCTGCGCGCGCTGATTGTCTCGGCGTCGTTCGGCAGCGGACACCATCAGGCGAACGGCGCGCTGGACGCCGCCCTGCGCGCACGCGGCGCGGCGCTGCAGGTGCGCCACGCCGACCTGCTCAAGTACATGAGCCCGGTGGAACGCACGGTTACGGCGGGCACCTACGACCTGTGGGTGCGGCATATGCCGTCGGTCTACCGCGCCTTTTACCAGTGGACCGACCGCGAGCAGTCCCCCACCGCGCAGGTATTCGGCTGGCTGGGTTACCGCGCCATGCGCCGCGACGTGCAGGAGGTGCGCCCGGAAGCGGTGGTCAGTTCCTACCCCACCCCGGTGGCCCTGGCTGACAACGTGCGCCGGCGTACCGGGGCCGAATTCCTGAATGCGCTGGTGGTCACCGACTACCGGGTGCACCAGCACTGGGCCCGCTCTGAAGCCGACCTGCTGATGGTGCCCAGCGAGGAGGCGCGCGAGCAGATGGAACGCGCCAGGATTGCGCCGGAGCGCGTGGCGGTCACTGGCATTCCGATTGCGGGCCTCTACCGCGAGCTGATTGGGGCGGACAAGGCGGCGCTGCGCACCAAGCACGGCCTGGACCCCGAACTGCCCCTGATCCTGCTGTCGGCGGGCGGCACTGGCAGCTACCGCGCGCAGGGACGGGTGCTGGCCGAGCTGGCCAACCTGGGGACGCGCGTTCAGGTGCTGGTGCTGGCCGGCGCCGATGGGCACGGGGTGGCGCAGCTGGGCGGAGCCACGCTGCACCGCCTGGGCTTTACCACCTCGTTTCCCGAATTGCTGGCCGCCGCCGACCTGGTGGTGGGCAAGGCGGGCGGCCTGACCGTGGCCGAGGCCACCACCCTGGGCGTGCCCATGGTCATTCACGCGCCCATTCCGGGGCAGGAGGAATACAACGCCCTGCACCTGGAACGCCGGGGCGCGGCGATCTGGGCCCGCACGCTGCCGGAGGTGCGCCCGGCGGTGCGGCGCGCCCTGGACGCTGGCGAGCACGCCCGCATGGCGCAGGCCGCCCGCGCCGCCAGCGTCCCCGACGCCGCCGACCGCGTGGCGGCCGAACTGCTGCGCCGCCTGGGACGGGAATGA
- a CDS encoding LptF/LptG family permease, translating into MTRLTRLVTAELWPPLLAGTGLFTAILCFGYFFVSSQWLQGVPPGLVGQWIAYQVPDTLVKVLPMAVVLMTVVAFGRMSTERELVAVQSGGISLGRVARPAAVTALLVTGLSVWLSLWVAPRANVETRGLYWDTLTGAGLGQLAGKTVDLGGGLTLYLRGYDSRTREMQGVRLEKWSADTHERGTLILAERGTYEGQRLTLRGYATFVVDFAAARRLTRLPEGNPAAFRQAVQAVFPSVVVPEKSTDPLTVDTGLGRKETLAKYADALGADAQGWKELTALLRDPGARPEDRQQARLSLNRKLALPFANLVLALAALPFALRYGRTLGVSLGVALALAVAYYLLFLVGLTLAGRFPALPEAGVWLANAVFLALGLTLLRRA; encoded by the coding sequence ATGACCCGCCTCACCCGCCTCGTCACCGCCGAGCTGTGGCCGCCGCTGCTGGCGGGCACGGGGCTGTTCACGGCCATTTTGTGCTTCGGGTATTTCTTCGTGTCCAGCCAGTGGCTGCAGGGGGTGCCGCCCGGCCTGGTGGGGCAGTGGATCGCGTATCAGGTGCCTGACACGCTGGTAAAGGTGCTGCCCATGGCAGTGGTCCTGATGACCGTGGTGGCCTTTGGCCGCATGAGCACCGAGCGCGAACTGGTGGCGGTGCAGTCGGGCGGGATCAGCCTGGGACGGGTGGCGCGGCCAGCGGCCGTGACGGCGCTGCTGGTCACGGGCCTGAGCGTGTGGCTGAGCCTGTGGGTGGCCCCCCGGGCCAATGTAGAGACGCGCGGCCTGTACTGGGACACGCTGACCGGCGCCGGGCTGGGGCAGCTGGCCGGCAAGACGGTGGACCTGGGGGGCGGCCTGACCCTGTACCTGCGCGGCTACGACTCCAGAACGCGGGAGATGCAGGGGGTGCGGCTGGAAAAGTGGTCGGCCGACACCCACGAGCGCGGCACCCTGATTCTGGCCGAACGCGGCACCTACGAGGGCCAGCGGCTGACCCTGCGGGGCTACGCCACCTTTGTGGTGGATTTTGCAGCGGCCCGGCGGCTGACCCGCCTGCCAGAGGGCAACCCGGCCGCCTTCCGGCAGGCCGTGCAGGCGGTCTTTCCCAGTGTGGTCGTGCCCGAGAAAAGCACCGATCCCCTGACTGTGGACACAGGTCTGGGCCGCAAGGAAACGCTGGCCAAATACGCCGACGCCCTTGGTGCCGATGCCCAGGGCTGGAAGGAACTGACTGCCCTTCTGCGTGACCCGGGCGCCAGGCCCGAGGACCGGCAGCAGGCCCGGCTCAGCCTGAACCGCAAGCTGGCCCTGCCCTTTGCCAATCTGGTGCTGGCGCTGGCGGCGCTGCCATTTGCGCTGCGGTACGGCCGCACGCTGGGGGTGAGCCTGGGGGTGGCACTGGCGCTGGCAGTGGCCTATTACCTGCTGTTTCTGGTGGGTCTGACGCTGGCTGGCCGCTTCCCGGCGCTGCCGGAGGCCGGCGTGTGGCTGGCCAACGCCGTATTTCTGGCCCTGGGCCTGACCCTGCTGAGGCGCGCGTGA
- the fabZ gene encoding 3-hydroxyacyl-ACP dehydratase FabZ: MSPILIQEVLQTLPHRFPFVLVDRVLSAEGGTVHALKNVSVNEPYFPGHFPQEPVMPGVLIVEAMAQASMFCLHGQLESGTVGYLAGVEGARFKRKVIPGDQLHLHARLEYLRRGLGKTICRAEVDGAVAAEATILFAVAKG, from the coding sequence ATGTCCCCCATCCTGATTCAAGAAGTCCTGCAGACCCTGCCCCACCGCTTTCCGTTCGTGCTGGTGGACCGGGTGCTCTCGGCCGAGGGCGGCACTGTGCACGCGCTGAAAAACGTCAGCGTGAACGAGCCCTACTTTCCCGGGCACTTTCCCCAGGAACCGGTGATGCCGGGCGTGCTGATCGTGGAAGCGATGGCGCAGGCCAGCATGTTCTGCCTGCACGGCCAGCTGGAGAGCGGCACCGTGGGCTACCTGGCCGGCGTGGAAGGTGCGCGCTTCAAGCGCAAGGTGATTCCCGGCGATCAGCTGCACCTGCACGCGCGCCTGGAGTACCTGCGCCGGGGGCTGGGCAAGACCATCTGCCGCGCCGAGGTGGACGGCGCCGTGGCGGCGGAAGCAACGATTCTGTTCGCGGTGGCGAAAGGGTGA
- a CDS encoding rod shape-determining protein produces MRLSEDIGIDLGTATFLIYSKSRGLVLQEPSVIAMARDNKQVKAVGEEAYRMIGRTPGGIVAVRPIKDGVIADEGLTEKMISMFLQKVQGSAGRLFGFKPQLMLGVPSNVSDVEKRAVLRAALNSNAKRAFLIEEPLAAAIGAGLKIAEPVGSMVVDIGGGSTDVAVISLGGIVVSESMRVAGNEFDESIIRYVRRKHNVLIGERTAEEIKVKVGAAMLLDDAENLTAEVRGRDLVNGLPKTISLDSTDVVEALSEPVTKIVEGVKRVLEITPPELVSDIIDRGIVMTGGGSLLRNFDELLRQTTGIPVAVAENAVEAVAVGTGMALEMIPVLGDSLVSSDNYLRR; encoded by the coding sequence GTGAGGCTGTCTGAAGACATTGGAATCGACCTGGGAACGGCTACGTTCCTGATTTACAGCAAGAGCCGGGGCCTGGTGTTGCAGGAGCCCAGCGTGATTGCCATGGCCCGCGACAACAAGCAGGTCAAGGCTGTGGGCGAAGAAGCCTACCGCATGATCGGGCGCACGCCCGGCGGCATCGTGGCGGTGCGGCCCATCAAAGACGGCGTGATTGCCGACGAGGGCCTGACCGAGAAGATGATTTCCATGTTCCTTCAGAAGGTACAGGGCAGCGCCGGTCGCCTGTTTGGCTTCAAGCCGCAGCTGATGCTGGGGGTACCCAGCAACGTCAGCGACGTCGAGAAGCGCGCTGTGCTGCGCGCCGCGCTGAACTCCAATGCCAAACGCGCTTTTCTGATTGAAGAACCCCTGGCCGCCGCCATTGGCGCGGGCTTGAAAATTGCCGAACCCGTGGGCAGCATGGTCGTGGACATTGGTGGGGGCAGCACCGACGTGGCCGTGATCTCGCTGGGCGGCATCGTGGTGTCTGAATCCATGCGTGTGGCGGGCAATGAATTCGATGAAAGCATCATCCGCTACGTGCGGCGCAAGCACAACGTCCTGATTGGCGAGCGCACCGCCGAAGAAATCAAGGTCAAGGTGGGCGCGGCCATGCTGCTGGACGACGCCGAGAACCTCACCGCCGAGGTGCGCGGGCGCGATCTGGTCAATGGCCTGCCCAAGACCATCAGCCTGGACAGCACCGATGTGGTTGAGGCGCTGTCTGAACCCGTCACCAAGATCGTGGAGGGCGTCAAGCGCGTGCTGGAAATCACCCCGCCCGAACTGGTCAGCGACATCATTGACCGGGGCATCGTGATGACCGGCGGCGGCTCGCTGCTGCGCAACTTCGATGAACTGCTGCGCCAGACCACCGGCATTCCGGTGGCCGTGGCCGAGAACGCGGTGGAAGCTGTGGCGGTGGGCACGGGCATGGCGCTGGAAATGATTCCGGTGCTGGGCGACAGCCTGGTGAGCAGCGACAACTACCTGCGGCGGTAA
- a CDS encoding acyl-CoA dehydrogenase: MTVTDAPGMTFALSDDQRLIVQHVRDYARAEIAPKAAEYDRSGEYPREQLRGLAELGLLGATVPERWGGAGLDSVTYALCLEEIAAADASVAVIVSVQNGLPEQMILRYGSDEQKTRFLKPLASGEHIGAFCLTESGAGSDAASLRMQAVRDGEDWVLNGTKAWITSGGQADTYLVMARTGGSGARGVSCFIVENGTPGLSFGKPEEKLGLHASHTTTVTFEDVRVPHAHMVGEEGQGLVIALASLDAGRIGIAMQALGIARAALEHSARYANEREQFGKRLREFEGVSFKIARMAARIESARLVALKAAWLKDQGKPYGKEASMAKLLASEAAVDGTRDAIQIFGGNGYSREYPVERLYRDAKVTEIYEGTSEIQQLVISRAVFAELT; this comes from the coding sequence ATGACCGTCACCGACGCCCCCGGCATGACCTTCGCGCTCAGCGACGACCAGCGGCTGATCGTGCAGCATGTGCGCGACTATGCCCGCGCCGAAATTGCCCCCAAGGCCGCCGAGTACGACCGCAGCGGCGAGTACCCGCGCGAACAGTTGCGCGGGCTGGCTGAACTGGGCCTCCTGGGCGCCACCGTTCCTGAGCGCTGGGGCGGCGCGGGCCTGGACAGCGTGACCTACGCCCTGTGCCTGGAAGAGATTGCGGCGGCCGATGCCAGCGTGGCGGTGATCGTGAGTGTGCAAAACGGCCTGCCCGAACAGATGATTCTGCGCTACGGCAGCGACGAGCAGAAAACGCGTTTTCTGAAGCCGCTGGCGAGTGGCGAGCACATCGGCGCCTTCTGCCTCACCGAAAGCGGCGCGGGCAGTGACGCCGCCAGCCTCCGGATGCAGGCGGTCCGCGACGGTGAAGACTGGGTGCTGAACGGCACCAAAGCCTGGATTACCAGCGGCGGGCAGGCCGACACCTATCTGGTGATGGCCCGCACCGGCGGCAGCGGGGCGCGCGGCGTGTCGTGCTTCATCGTGGAGAACGGCACCCCGGGCCTGTCGTTTGGCAAACCCGAAGAGAAACTGGGCCTGCACGCCAGCCACACGACCACCGTGACCTTTGAAGATGTGCGTGTGCCCCACGCCCACATGGTGGGCGAGGAAGGCCAGGGGCTGGTGATCGCGCTGGCCAGTCTGGACGCCGGGCGCATCGGCATTGCCATGCAGGCCCTGGGGATTGCCCGCGCCGCGCTGGAACACAGCGCACGCTACGCGAATGAACGCGAGCAGTTCGGCAAGAGGCTGCGTGAATTTGAAGGTGTCTCTTTCAAGATTGCCCGCATGGCTGCCCGGATTGAAAGTGCGCGCCTCGTGGCGCTGAAAGCCGCGTGGCTGAAAGATCAGGGCAAGCCCTACGGCAAGGAAGCCAGCATGGCCAAGCTGCTGGCCAGCGAGGCGGCGGTGGACGGCACCAGAGACGCCATTCAGATTTTCGGGGGCAACGGCTACAGCCGTGAGTATCCGGTCGAGCGCCTGTACCGCGACGCCAAGGTGACCGAAATTTACGAGGGCACCAGCGAGATTCAGCAACTGGTCATCAGCCGCGCGGTCTTTGCCGAACTGACCTGA
- a CDS encoding potassium channel family protein — MRQLLWVPGFLLVLAVLVDLMVTCIQAGEGRLNRAVHRALYAALHLVARRSGRRAALAWSTPVLISGSLVMWTALMWLGWTLIFWSQPGALVGADSGQPATFLATFYFVGYTLSTLGLGEIIAPRPLWRILTDIAAISGFFLLTFAITFIVPVAQARADRRELALALHRAGPGAQALIVNAYTDHDRGLHSLTVDLHTVLNRVDAAHLNTPYLHRLRDHQAQDALDLHLPALGEALLILLGALKGECPHGLRRALASVESLSCTFHETQGGRLPPPPPWPDLEPLRKAGLPLRSDAELHAFLREHEDLRRRLRAMSAAGLWTWAEVARPAPGQGGAGNSKSGD; from the coding sequence ATGCGCCAACTGCTGTGGGTTCCTGGGTTTCTGCTGGTGCTGGCGGTGCTGGTGGACCTGATGGTGACCTGTATTCAGGCGGGCGAGGGCCGTCTGAACCGCGCTGTGCACCGCGCCCTGTACGCGGCGCTGCATCTGGTCGCGCGGCGCAGTGGCCGCCGGGCGGCGCTGGCCTGGAGCACCCCGGTCCTGATTTCAGGGTCGCTGGTCATGTGGACCGCGCTGATGTGGCTGGGCTGGACGCTGATCTTCTGGTCTCAGCCGGGGGCCCTGGTCGGCGCGGACAGTGGGCAGCCGGCCACCTTTCTGGCCACCTTCTATTTTGTGGGCTACACCCTCAGTACCCTGGGCCTGGGCGAGATTATCGCGCCCCGGCCGCTGTGGCGCATCCTGACTGATATCGCCGCCATCTCTGGCTTCTTTCTGCTGACCTTTGCCATCACCTTTATCGTGCCGGTGGCGCAGGCGCGCGCCGACCGGCGCGAGCTGGCGCTGGCCCTGCACCGCGCCGGGCCCGGCGCGCAGGCGCTGATCGTGAATGCCTACACCGACCATGACCGGGGCCTGCACAGCCTGACAGTGGACCTGCATACGGTGCTCAACCGGGTGGACGCCGCGCACCTGAACACGCCCTACCTGCACCGGCTGCGGGACCACCAGGCCCAGGACGCCCTGGACCTGCACCTGCCGGCGCTGGGCGAGGCGCTGCTGATTCTGCTGGGGGCCCTGAAGGGCGAGTGCCCCCACGGGCTGCGCCGGGCCCTGGCCAGTGTGGAGAGCCTGAGCTGCACCTTCCACGAAACCCAGGGCGGGCGCCTGCCCCCCCCGCCCCCCTGGCCAGATCTGGAGCCCCTGCGCAAAGCCGGGCTGCCGCTCAGAAGTGACGCCGAACTGCACGCCTTTTTGCGGGAGCACGAGGACCTGCGCCGCCGCCTGCGCGCCATGAGCGCCGCCGGGTTATGGACCTGGGCCGAGGTGGCCCGTCCAGCGCCCGGGCAGGGCGGAGCCGGGAACAGCAAGTCAGGCGATTGA
- a CDS encoding HD domain-containing phosphohydrolase yields the protein MLIDSNPAAAVQWLEGPEAHTLDEGRRALWLGRALYAAGDLPAAAGHFAAAVSGFAAQRQTEELAEAQLSLGRTFLALGDLEGAHSALLNAVELAAQLGLPELQATALNQLAAVSYQRGEPAQTLRYLHQSLDLRTRIQDVTGQVHCLTNIGTQHTRLGHYKEALEHLNQAYLLTKTLPDNPALEGPILINLAQVHHMSGSHQLAFEVMRDASRVVHEGQDAQQKAISALNLGVYALEVGALDEAREHLEAALAQSRALGFRMGEISALDSLGTLAERTGAPHEAQAAYATSLALALDMGSAQGQVDARLNLGRLHLRAGQLDAAQAQLLQAEELAVHAELPKEQILAAEALMSLHEQRGDLQQALTYAHTLRGLERQRFDTERERETRQLSIQFEVERAQQDARLYQMRTAMEQSAREAAEQEVRERTAELARAQHEVVTRLAMAAEYRDDTTGEHTRRVGRAAARIAHALGWPEAQASVLGVAARLHDVGKIGIPDRILLKKGRLSPAEYRQMQHHTLIGGRILSGGHSALLRLAEEIARSHHERWDGSGYPLGLQGEAIPLPGRIVAVADVFDALIQSRPYKAAWTLEQALQELEAQAGRQFDPQIVAVALRVLPQVDAAPFFNADHELLLAEEDVSPVLGVFEQLLAERIARLPIHHEPDPETD from the coding sequence GTGCTGATTGACTCCAATCCGGCGGCGGCGGTGCAGTGGCTTGAAGGCCCAGAGGCGCACACGCTGGACGAGGGGCGCCGCGCCCTGTGGCTGGGCCGCGCCCTGTACGCCGCTGGCGACCTGCCGGCGGCGGCCGGGCACTTCGCGGCGGCCGTCAGCGGCTTTGCGGCGCAGCGGCAGACCGAGGAGCTGGCAGAAGCCCAGCTGTCACTGGGCCGGACGTTCCTGGCCCTGGGCGACCTGGAGGGCGCACACAGCGCCCTGCTGAATGCGGTTGAACTGGCGGCGCAGCTTGGGTTGCCCGAACTGCAGGCGACTGCGCTCAACCAGCTGGCCGCCGTCAGCTATCAGCGCGGCGAACCCGCACAGACCCTGCGGTACCTGCACCAGTCCCTGGACCTGCGGACCCGGATTCAGGATGTGACGGGGCAGGTTCATTGCCTGACAAACATCGGCACGCAGCACACCCGACTGGGCCACTACAAAGAAGCCCTTGAGCACCTCAATCAGGCTTACCTGCTGACCAAAACCCTTCCAGATAACCCGGCCCTGGAAGGCCCCATCCTGATCAATCTGGCGCAGGTTCATCATATGAGTGGGTCCCATCAGCTGGCCTTCGAGGTGATGCGCGACGCCTCCAGGGTGGTCCACGAGGGCCAGGACGCCCAGCAAAAGGCCATCAGCGCCCTCAATCTGGGGGTGTATGCCCTGGAGGTCGGCGCCCTGGACGAAGCGCGCGAGCACCTTGAAGCTGCCCTGGCCCAGAGCCGCGCCCTGGGATTTCGTATGGGTGAAATCAGCGCGCTTGATTCCCTGGGCACCCTGGCCGAGCGCACCGGGGCACCCCATGAGGCGCAGGCGGCCTACGCCACGTCGCTGGCGCTGGCTCTGGACATGGGGTCTGCACAGGGCCAGGTGGACGCGCGCCTGAATCTGGGGCGACTGCACCTGCGCGCTGGACAGCTGGACGCTGCACAGGCGCAGCTGCTGCAGGCGGAGGAACTGGCCGTGCACGCCGAGTTGCCCAAGGAGCAGATTCTGGCCGCCGAAGCGCTGATGAGCCTGCACGAACAGCGCGGTGATCTTCAGCAGGCGCTGACGTATGCCCATACCCTGCGGGGCCTGGAGCGGCAGCGCTTTGACACCGAGCGGGAGCGGGAGACGCGCCAGCTGTCCATTCAGTTTGAGGTGGAGCGGGCCCAGCAGGACGCCCGGCTGTATCAGATGCGCACGGCCATGGAACAGAGCGCGCGCGAGGCCGCCGAGCAGGAGGTGCGGGAACGAACAGCCGAACTGGCCCGTGCCCAGCACGAGGTGGTTACGCGCCTGGCCATGGCCGCTGAATACCGCGATGACACGACGGGTGAGCATACCCGGCGGGTGGGCCGAGCGGCGGCCCGGATTGCGCATGCGCTGGGCTGGCCCGAAGCCCAGGCCAGTGTGCTGGGGGTGGCGGCCCGGCTGCACGATGTGGGCAAGATTGGCATTCCGGACCGCATCCTGCTCAAAAAAGGCCGCCTGAGCCCGGCCGAGTACCGCCAGATGCAACACCACACCCTGATTGGTGGGCGCATCCTTTCCGGGGGCCACTCGGCGCTGCTCCGCCTGGCCGAGGAGATTGCGCGCAGTCACCACGAGCGCTGGGACGGCAGCGGCTATCCCCTGGGACTCCAGGGCGAAGCCATTCCCCTGCCCGGACGCATTGTGGCGGTGGCAGACGTCTTTGATGCCCTCATCCAGTCCAGGCCCTACAAGGCGGCCTGGACCCTGGAACAGGCCCTGCAGGAGCTTGAGGCGCAGGCCGGGCGGCAGTTTGACCCGCAGATCGTGGCGGTGGCGCTGCGCGTGCTGCCACAGGTGGACGCAGCGCCTTTTTTCAATGCAGACCACGAGCTGCTGCTGGCCGAGGAAGACGTCTCACCCGTCCTGGGCGTGTTTGAGCAACTGCTGGCCGAACGCATCGCCAGACTGCCCATCCACCACGAGCCGGACCCGGAAACGGACTGA